The sequence AAAGGTGCATGGTTTTCCTCCGGGAGTGAGTAGAGATTGGGGAATAGAGAGTGGAGATGATGGCGGAGTGGGTGGGGGGTCGGATGAGTGGCTTCAGGGGCGCAGGCCGGCGGAGCGCAGAAGCTGGTCGGCCCAGGCAGATGCATCTTCGGTCAGTGGTGGGTCGGGGTCGAAGCGATAATCGAGGCGCAGGTCGTAGCCGGCGAGATCGTAGAGTGCATGAAAGATCGAGTTGAGGTCGATGACCGGTTCGTCATCGCCCGGCAGCAGGGGAAGCGGAAAGGCGGGGATGGGGTCGCGGACGCCGAAGACAAAGAGATCGGCGCGGGGTCGCTGGCGCTCGCGGCTGACGAGGAGGCGATACTCGCTGGCGGGCGTCTTGCTCGCCAGGGGCATGGCTTCGCCCGCCCGCAGCAGGTCGATCTCGACCAGGTTGGCGTCCGAGTCCAGCACGGCATCTCGCTTCTTCAGGTATTTCGTCCGGCCCTTGCCCGGCTCCTTGTTCGAGGGTGACAGGAGTTCGAGCACGGTGACAAGGCGGTGATCATCGGCGGTGCGGATTTCCAGGTAGCTCTCACGCCTCTCCTCGAAGGTGGGGAGCAGGACGGTGAGAGGCAGGGCGGGCAACCACGGCTCGGCGAGCGGGGTGACGCCATAGATCAGCGCCGGTTCGTGCAGGAGCATGCCCGATTCGACCACGGCGATGTCGGCCTGTCCCAGCAGTTTGCTACCGTCGATCCTCAGCGTATACGACCGCTCCTCGATGGCGGCGAAGTAGCGGGGTCGCAGGCGGGGCGCCAGATGGTTGGCGATCTGGTCGATCAGCCGGTTGTGGACATCCGGCCAGAGATGCGGCGCTTCGAGGTAGGGGTCCATGCCCGGAAAGGACGTTGGCATCGTTTCTCCTGGTTCAGGGGCGCAAACTGGCGGCTCGGAGCAGTTGGTCGGCCCAGTGCGCATCCTCGCCTGAGAGGGGAGGATCGGCCGGGCCAGTATAGTCTACCGCCAGATCGTAGCCGACCTGGTCGTACAGATCGTGCAGGATGCGGTTGAGATCGACCGTCGGTTCTTCGTCGCCGGGCAGAAGGGGCAGGGGGAAGGCCGGGATGGGGTGGCGCAGGCTGAAGTCGTAAAGCTCGGCGCGAGGGCGCTGCTCGGCTCGGCTGACCAGGATGCGATAGTCAGAGATCACGGCATCGCTCAGGGGCATGGGCGGGCCGCCGCGCAGTAGATCGATCTCAACCAGGTGGGTGCTGCTGGACAGGATGGCGCCTCGTTTCCGCAGATAGGCCTCTCGTCCGCTGCCCGAGTGCTTGTTGCCCGGCGATAGAAGTTCGATGACCGCTACTGCATTCTTACTACGCCCGGCCGGCCGGATCTCCAGATAGCTTTCGCGCACAAGGTCTCGCATCGGCAAGAGCACCGTTCGTGGGAAAGAAGCCACCTCATAGATGGGCGCCACTTCGTGCAGAAGTCCTTCGCTTCGTTCGTAGGCGGCGAGGTCGGGCCGGCCGCGAAACGGATCGACGAGGGCATCAGGATCGTAGATGCGCATCTCAGTGGCGACAAAATAGCGCGGTCGCAGCCGTGGCGCCAGATCGGTGCGAAGGGCGGCGATCAGGCTGTTGTGGACATCGAGCCAGCCTTCAGGCGCTTCGAGGTAGGGATCCATCCCTGGAAATGGCGTTGACATAAAGCAGATCAAATCAAGTGCTCGGCCAGGAGCTCGTACAGGCCCTGGAGTCGCAGGCCAAAGCGCGGGGCCAGGCGGCTGAGCAGGGCCAGGTCGCCAGGGGCTTCGGTGATGACGAGCCGGGCGCCGGTCTTTTGCGCATCTTCGAGCCGGGCCGAAGCCAGCATCATGGACAGATGGGGCATGGAGAATTGCAGGGCGGTGGCGCCGGTGGGGTGTGCCCGTTCCTGCCGCCAGAACAGCTCGCGGCGGGGGCCGGGCAGAATGCCGTCGAGCAGTTGGCGGGGGGCCATCCAACGGCCGTCGATGCGCACGGTGTGCGTGGGATCGAGATAGGCATATTCTACCGCCTCTTCGGCCTGGCGAAAACGCAGATCGCCCGCCGCCATCGCCCCGGCCAGCAGATCAACCACCTCGCGCAGCTCCACCCGCCGCGGCCACGGCACGCCCAGCCGCTCGTCGTACAGCTTGTGGAAGGTGAAGTAGTCGCCGGGAGAGAGCACGAGCATTTGCCGCGCCCCGGAGGCGGTCAGTTCAGCGAGCGTGGCATGGGCCAGGCTGCGAGCGGCCTCGGGAAAACCGAGCGAGCTGGCGAGATAGCCATTGTTGCGGCCCAGGCCGATCAACACCGGCTGGATGCCGAGGGCCGCCAGCAGCTTGAGGGCGGCGTCGAGCGCGGCGGGCCAGCGATAGCGGGCTTCGTCGCCCACGAACAGCGCCACCTCACCCGACCCGCTGGCTGGCTCCGGCTTGCGGGCCTCGAACGGATTGCCGAACTCAGCCAGCTTGCGGCCGGCCTCGACCACGCTGGCCGGGGCCAGGCCCAGTTCGATGACTTCGGCGCGGGCGGCGGCGATGGCTTCGGGCAGGGGCTGGTCGGTGACGCAGTGCGAGCGGCAGGTGCCACAGTCGGCGCAATGATAGAGCGCGCCCACGGTGTCGGCGTCCCAGGCCAGCAGCCCGCGGCGCACCGAGGCGATGGTCAGGCCCCAGCCGTGCGGGGTCAGCGTCTCCAGCCGGGTGACATGCCCCACCGGGCAGACGTGGCGGCACATCAGGCAGTAGCGGCAGTTTTCGGTGGCGGCGAGGATATAGTCTGTTTGCATGGTTCTTAGTGGTAATTGGAGATTGGAGATTGGAGATTGGCTGCGGAATTGCGCAAATCTCTAATCTCCAATCTCTAATCTCTTCGTTCAGAATCCAACCTTCCCCGGATTCATGATCCCATTCGGATCAATCGTTTTCTTAATCCGTAGCAGGAAGGGCCAGGCGTCGCCGTATTGTTTGCGCATGTAGCGCGAGAGCTTGAGGCCGACGCCGTGATGTTCGTTGATCATGCCGCCGTTGGCCATCACCGCCTGCATAGCGGTGTTCCACACGCGATTGTGCAGACGGAGCGCCTCCTGCGCGTCTTGCGGCGGCTCCTCGATGATGAAGCGCGAGTAGACCATGACGCCCCAATGGAACCAATGCGAAAAGTGGGCGATGAACTTGACGTTCCACTGCTTGTAGCCTTCTTCGACCGCCTTCTTCTCGGCCCAATACAGCTTTTCGATCTTGTCGTAGGTGGTGACCGTCTCGGTCGTGCCGTACATCCACGGCAGCTTGAGGCTGAGCGGCGGGTAGTAGAAATCATAGCGGTGGTTCCACCAGCGCTCGCCCGGTTCCCGGCCTACATCCTTCGCCCCCAGCCCCTCGCAGATTGCCACCGCTTTTTGCTCTTCCAACGCGGCGATGTCGGGGTCGCCGTCGAAGCCCATGACCATGTAGGCGCCCTCGAAATCGTAGCCCAGCACTTTCTTCACCTGCGAGCGGGTGGATTCGGGGTCGTAGAGGCGGATGACGAAGGGATGGAGGCGGCGAGTCATGATCAGCCGGCCGGCTTCGAGGGCGTTGCTGAGGTCCCCGAAAAGGAAAGCGCGCAGCAGCCGGGCTTCGGGCAGATACTCGACCCGCATGGTGGCCTCGGTGATGACGCCGAAGGTGCCTTCGGCGCCGAGGAACAGCCGGAACCAGTCGGGGCCGGAGGCGTGCTGCGGCACGGGCGGGGTGCGGATGATTTCGCCGGTGGGGAGCACGATCTGCATCGACATGACCATGTCTTCGGCCTTGCCGTATTTGGTGCTGACGGTGCCGGTGCCGCGCGGGGCCAGGTAGCCGCCCAGGGTGGCGCAGTTGGACGAGGCGGCGTAGTGCGGCAGGGTCAGGCCTTTCTCATTCAGCGCCCATTCCAGTTGCTGGCCGTTGATGCCGGCCTGCGCCGTGACCGTGAGCGATTTCTCGTCGATGGCGATGATCTTGTCAAGCCGTTTGAGGTCGAGCAAGATGCCGCCAAAGACCGGCGCGGCCCCGCCCTGCGTGCCCGACCCGCCGCCCCACGGTACGACCGGGATGCGGTACTTGTTGGCGATGTCCATGATCTCGCTGATCTCGGCCGCCGAGCCGGGATGGACGATGTAATCGGGCGGCGTCAGGCGCTGGCCGCGGTCGAGCCACATCTGCGGCATCCACGACCAGTCGGTGGAGTAGACGAGCTTCGAGGGTTCGTCGACGCGGATGTGCTCCGGCCCGACGATTTCCTCCAGCTCGGAGCGGATCATTTCAGCCCGGAAGAGGGCGGTGGATGTCATGCGGTTCTCCAAAGAATGCGGATGTTACAGAAGCCTCGCAAGTGTGTCATGCTGAGCGGGTGAGCAAAGTCAATTCTGCCTGGCGATACGTTCATCGAAGAAGTCATCTTGGCCTGAAAACGTGTCCAGCGAAGCATCTCGCGCGACAAAAGAAATGTGTTCGCCATTTGAGTCGCGATGGTTCGCTCAGCATGACATGTCGATCATTCATACCATTCAGCGGATAGGTCATTCCAGCCGGGATTGACGGATTCGATCAAAATGATCTTCTTCGAACGCAACCAGCCTTTGATCTGCTTCTCGCGGGCTATAGCCTCATGAACATCGTTCGTCACCTCGTAATAGGCAAGTTTGGTGACGTTGTATTTGCTAGTGAAGCCGGGAATGAGTTTGCTCTTGTGCTCTGAAACGCGTCGTTCTAGGTCGTTGGTCATGCCGATGTATAGGGTGCGGGAGTGGTTGGTCATGATGTAAACGTAGTACTTTTTCATGAGGCCACTATTCCCGCGCGATCAGATGCTTCGCTGGTTTGGTTCCTCCAACGATGTCATGTGCAGGAGCAGATTCAGGGTCTCATGTACTTTGGCTGATCGATCCCGCTCAGCATGACACAACAAGGAGATCTCTGCTACTCATTCACGGAATCAGCATCTTCTCTTCCGCCACCAGCCGCATGCGGTGCGAACAGTGCGCGGCCGCATCGCCGCCAGCGGCCTTGCCTTCGGGCGTGGCGAAGCCGGCCTGGTAGGCGTCGTGGTCGGCGAAGCAGAACTCGGAGACGGCATCGAACGGTAGATCGGGGTTATCCTCGAAGACGACATTCATGCGGTAGTGCATGATGCCGGGGATTTTCTTGCCCAGCTCCGGGTGCTCGTTCATCGCCCAATGGCGGAACTCGTCGAGCGACATGCCTTCTTTGCGTTTCATGAGGGAGAAAACTTTGACCATATTTTTGACTCCGATGAATCGAGTGCTGAATGAGATGAAATGAAAACTGACTTCAGGCGCCCTCGGTTGAGACGGAAGAATCATCTTTCGAGTATCTACATTGTTCAATATACCAATCGAAGACCGAGAGAAACGCTTCTATCTTTGACTTATTTAGCACCGACAGCTTGATTGAAGGAAATTTATCAACACTCTCATTGTTCATCTTGATGCCGGTAGCACGTAGAATGCGGTTAGCCAGTTCGAGTCTTCGCTCGTGTGTGTCGAACGGGGCGAGTAGAAGAGCAAATTGAAGTTGGATATATGCATTGGCATATCCGGTCCTTAGGGCAAATGTATAGAGATTCTCACCATCGAGATCAAGCATCGCAAAAAGCGAACCGTCATATTGCCCGCCCCCACCAGCTATTCTCAGGCCGCGGTCATCCATCCAACTG comes from Caldilineales bacterium and encodes:
- a CDS encoding FAD-binding oxidoreductase; translation: MTSTALFRAEMIRSELEEIVGPEHIRVDEPSKLVYSTDWSWMPQMWLDRGQRLTPPDYIVHPGSAAEISEIMDIANKYRIPVVPWGGGSGTQGGAAPVFGGILLDLKRLDKIIAIDEKSLTVTAQAGINGQQLEWALNEKGLTLPHYAASSNCATLGGYLAPRGTGTVSTKYGKAEDMVMSMQIVLPTGEIIRTPPVPQHASGPDWFRLFLGAEGTFGVITEATMRVEYLPEARLLRAFLFGDLSNALEAGRLIMTRRLHPFVIRLYDPESTRSQVKKVLGYDFEGAYMVMGFDGDPDIAALEEQKAVAICEGLGAKDVGREPGERWWNHRYDFYYPPLSLKLPWMYGTTETVTTYDKIEKLYWAEKKAVEEGYKQWNVKFIAHFSHWFHWGVMVYSRFIIEEPPQDAQEALRLHNRVWNTAMQAVMANGGMINEHHGVGLKLSRYMRKQYGDAWPFLLRIKKTIDPNGIMNPGKVGF
- a CDS encoding DUF4058 family protein, with the translated sequence MPTSFPGMDPYLEAPHLWPDVHNRLIDQIANHLAPRLRPRYFAAIEERSYTLRIDGSKLLGQADIAVVESGMLLHEPALIYGVTPLAEPWLPALPLTVLLPTFEERRESYLEIRTADDHRLVTVLELLSPSNKEPGKGRTKYLKKRDAVLDSDANLVEIDLLRAGEAMPLASKTPASEYRLLVSRERQRPRADLFVFGVRDPIPAFPLPLLPGDDEPVIDLNSIFHALYDLAGYDLRLDYRFDPDPPLTEDASAWADQLLRSAGLRP
- a CDS encoding DUF4058 family protein — protein: MSTPFPGMDPYLEAPEGWLDVHNSLIAALRTDLAPRLRPRYFVATEMRIYDPDALVDPFRGRPDLAAYERSEGLLHEVAPIYEVASFPRTVLLPMRDLVRESYLEIRPAGRSKNAVAVIELLSPGNKHSGSGREAYLRKRGAILSSSTHLVEIDLLRGGPPMPLSDAVISDYRILVSRAEQRPRAELYDFSLRHPIPAFPLPLLPGDEEPTVDLNRILHDLYDQVGYDLAVDYTGPADPPLSGEDAHWADQLLRAASLRP
- a CDS encoding EthD family reductase, with product MKRKEGMSLDEFRHWAMNEHPELGKKIPGIMHYRMNVVFEDNPDLPFDAVSEFCFADHDAYQAGFATPEGKAAGGDAAAHCSHRMRLVAEEKMLIP
- a CDS encoding (Fe-S)-binding protein, encoding MQTDYILAATENCRYCLMCRHVCPVGHVTRLETLTPHGWGLTIASVRRGLLAWDADTVGALYHCADCGTCRSHCVTDQPLPEAIAAARAEVIELGLAPASVVEAGRKLAEFGNPFEARKPEPASGSGEVALFVGDEARYRWPAALDAALKLLAALGIQPVLIGLGRNNGYLASSLGFPEAARSLAHATLAELTASGARQMLVLSPGDYFTFHKLYDERLGVPWPRRVELREVVDLLAGAMAAGDLRFRQAEEAVEYAYLDPTHTVRIDGRWMAPRQLLDGILPGPRRELFWRQERAHPTGATALQFSMPHLSMMLASARLEDAQKTGARLVITEAPGDLALLSRLAPRFGLRLQGLYELLAEHLI
- a CDS encoding GIY-YIG nuclease family protein, which gives rise to MKKYYVYIMTNHSRTLYIGMTNDLERRVSEHKSKLIPGFTSKYNVTKLAYYEVTNDVHEAIAREKQIKGWLRSKKIILIESVNPGWNDLSAEWYE